The Pectinophora gossypiella chromosome 15, ilPecGoss1.1, whole genome shotgun sequence genome has a window encoding:
- the LOC126373415 gene encoding uncharacterized protein LOC126373415 produces the protein MAMRRLLVLVAFTALVCAGEVEDNEQKKRGAGKTTTLNAIPTGAQKQEYTYIYQSPSAQTNQPSPSYQTQVPNSFYPTQGGSQYYSSNPTESSPQYAPQPQINLIPPPSSSQFVPLNFVPNPGYQAKYQIVPSKSQTGNIQLAILPQPQGLPSPSVVPYQFFSPNPTTQVNPQQHSLQGQYQNLAQNYQLPFSPYLTHPSMFLLAQPNSLYNNLLYQNPVPSFYQNYYPANQAKYNSPSLPPPSQEYEKIQGPVSQSISKEDNDLNVHGTEYITPSDASSYKNAYSASRTSYSKL, from the exons ATGGCGATGCGAAGACTTTTG GTGTTGGTGGCTTTCACCGCGCTGGTGTGCGCCGGTGAGGTGGAGGACAATGAGCAGAAGAAGCGAGGGGCCGGGAAGACGACTACGCTGAACGCCATCCCGACCGGCGCGCAGAAGCAGGAGTACACATATATATACCAGAGCCCCAGCGCTCAAACCAACCAACCTAGTCCGTCCTACCAAACCCAAGTGCCCAACTCCTTCTACCCTACGCAAGGAGGAAGTCAATACTACAGCAGCAACCCCACTGAAAGCAGTCCTCAGTACGCTCCTCAACCTCAGATAAATCTCATCCCTCCCCCGAGCTCATCACAGTTTGTACCACTGAATTTTGTGCCTAATCCTGGTTACCAAGCTAAGTACCAAATAGTACCCTCAAAGTCCCAGACGGGGAATATTCAGCTGGCAATCCTGCCGCAGCCTCAAGGGTTACCATCTCCTTCTGTGGTTCCTTATCAGTTCTTCAGTCCAAATCCCACGACCCAAGTCAATCCACAGCAACATTCTTTGCAAGGACAGTATCAGAATTTAGCTCAAAACTATCAGTTACCATTTAGTCCTTATCTAACTCACCCCTCTATGTTTTTACTAGCCCAACCTAATTCTTTGTACAATAACTTACTTTACCAGAACCCTGTTCCAAGTTTCTATCAAAATTACTATCCAGCAAATCAAGCGAAGTATAACAGTCCTTCTTTGCCACCTCCTTCGCAAGAGTATGAGAAGATTCAGGGTCCTGTGTCTCAGAGTATATCCAAGGAGGACAATGACTTGAATGTACATGGCACAGAGTATATAACGCCATCTGACGCATCTAGTTACAAGAACGCGTACAGCGCAAGCCGCACATCATATTCCAAGCTTTAA